A section of the Citrus sinensis cultivar Valencia sweet orange chromosome 8, DVS_A1.0, whole genome shotgun sequence genome encodes:
- the LOC102607874 gene encoding kinesin-like protein KIN-7F isoform X1 has product MGAVGAEELMKMEKMQPPSAREEKILVLVRLRPLSEKEITADEATDWECINDTTILYRNTLREGSTFPSAYTFDRVFRGDCSTRQVYEDGAKEIALSVVSGINSSIFAYGQTSSGKTYTMTGITECTVADIFDYIHRHEERAFVLKFSAMEIYNEAIRDLLSTDNTPLRLLDDPEKGVVVEKVTEEILKDWNHLKELLSICEAQRRIGETLLNEKSSRSHQIIRLMIESSAREFLGKENSTTLSASVNFVDLAGSERASQALSTGARLKEGCHINRSLLTLSTVIRKLSKGRNGHINYRDSKLTRMLQPCLGGNARTAIICTLSPARSHVEQTRNTLLFACCAKEVTTKAQVNVVMSDKALVKHLQKELARLESELRSPAPASSTCDYVALLRKKDLQIQKMEREIRELTKQRDLAQSRVEDLLRMVGCDQDSRQETGRNHNSHKQVSDIWEGEYSESEASGVADLHRMKNGVKKSNTTRFYDTESENNSEYLYHPENNEDPTLSDCTSSPLPIGKKVVRSYSGKSLEENAGATTEDSDEYCREVQCIEMEGSSRFKNFESHALSNGENEGTLALTYEDGDVTGQEMISTPVNGDREERRIQNGFTYGALEQRLNNVQKTIESLVSPYPDAGESSPRSLAEDMSSSRSLSLARSRSCRAKLMAGSSSPSLEKGEQIESTPPNGFEKNFPGRPEGFQKKLFSYGTNTSSLSRNDSLSSLESASIKTSADEDITSIQTFVAGLNKMAKNQAQETGLQADNSEKNVKDVGLDPMHEALETPENWPVEFERQRRELFQLWQTCNVSLVHRTYFFLLFRGDPSDSIYMGVELKRLSFLKESFSQGNMAMQDGRVLSLASSERALRRERETLSKLMRRRLSADERNKLYQKWGIGLNSKRRRLQLANHLWSNTKDMNRITESAAIIAKLIRFVEQGDALKGMFGLSFTPLTTPRRRSLGWKHSMASLL; this is encoded by the exons ATGGGGGCTGTCGGAGCAGAAGAGCTAATGAAGATGGAGAAGATGCAACCGCCTAGTGCTCGTGAGGAGAAGATTCTTGTTTTGGTGAGGTTGAGGCCTTTGAGTGAGAAGGAGATTACAGCAGATGAAGCAACTGATTGGGAATGCATCAATGACACCACTATCTTATACCGAAACACCCTTCGGGAAGGATCCACATTTCCATCTGCCTATACATTTG ACAGAGTATTTCGGGGTGATTGCTCTACGAGGCAAGTGTATGAAGATGGAGCTAAAGAAATTGCACTTTCAGTTGTTAGTGGTATTAACT cAAGTATTTTTGCATATGGGCAAACAAGCAGTGGAAAGACATACACAATGACTGGAATAACTGAGTGCACAGTAGCAGATATATTTGACTATATACACAGG CATGAAGAAAGAGCATTTGTTCTGAAGTTCTCCGCAATGGAGATCTACAATGAAGCGATTAGAGACCTCCTTAGTACAGATAATACTCCACTTAGGCTGCTAGATGACCCAGAG aAAGGGGTTGTTGTGGAGAAAGTAACGGAAGAAATTCTGAAGGACTGGAATCATTTAAAAGAGCTCCTTTCAATTTGTGAAG CTCAAAGACGGATAGGGGAGACCTTACTGAATGAGAAAAGCTCCAGATCTCATCAAATCATAAGATTG ATGATTGAAAGTTCTGCTCGAGAGTTCTTAGGCAAAGAAAATTCAACCACTCTTTCAGCCAGTGTG aattttgttgatttggCAGGGAGTGAGCGTGCATCCCAGGCATTATCAACTGGGGCAAGATTGAAAGAAGGTTGCCACATAAACCGCAGTTTACTGACTCTGAGCACTGTCATTCGCAAGCTAAG TAAAGGAAGAAATGGACACATCAATTATAGAGATTCTAAGCTGACTCGCATGCTGCAGCCTTGCTTGGGTGGCAATGCTAGAACTGCCATCATTTGCACTTTGAGCCCTGCTCGAAGCCATGTCGAGCAAACCAGAAACACTCTTTTGTTTGCGTGTTGTGCAAAAGAAGTAACTACAAAAGCACAGGTCAATGTAGTCATGTCAGATAAGGCCTTGGTTAAGCATTTGCAAAAAGAGCTGGCTAGATTGGAAAGTGAGTTGAGAAGTCCTGCCCCTGCTTCATCAACTTGTGATTATGTGGCATTATTGAGAAAGAAAGATCTTCAGATCCAAAAG ATGGAGAGAGAGATTAGGGAGTTGACTAAGCAGAGGGATCTTGCTCAATCTCGGGTTGAGGATTTGCTGAGAATGGTTGGATGTGATCAAGATTCAAGACAAGAG ACTGGTCGCAATCATAATTCTCATAAGCAAGTGAGTGATATATGGGAAGGCGAATATTCAGAATCAGAGGCATCAGGTGTTGCTGATTTGCACCGTATGAAAAATGGTGTTAAGAAGTCGAACACAACTCGTTTCTATGACACAGAGAGTGAGAATAATTCTGAGTATCTCTATCACCCGGAAAATAATGAAGACCCTACTTTGTCTGATTGTACCTCATCGCCTCTGCCAATTGGAAAGAAAGTTGTAAGATCCTATTCAGGCAAGAGTCTGGAGGAGAATGCAGGTGCAACCACAGAAGATTCTGATGAATACTGCAGGGAAGTTCAATGTATCGAGATGGAAGGATCAAGTAGGTTCAAGAACTTTGAATCTCATGCCTTATCAAATGGTGAAAATGAAGGAACGCTGGCTTTGACATACGAGGATGGAGATGTAACAGGTCAAGAAATGATATCAACCCCTGTGAATGGAGATAGGGAGGAGAGACGAATCCAAAATGGTTTTACATATGGTGCGTTGGAGCAGAGACTCAATAATGTGCAAAAGACCATTGAATCTCTTGTCAGTCCTTATCCTGATGCTGGCGAATCCTCTCCAAGGTCATTGGCAGAAGATATGTCAAGTTCTAGAAGCCTATCGCTAGCTAGGAGCCGGAGCTGCAGAGCTAAGCTCATGGCTGGGTCATCTTCTCCAAGTTTGGAAAAGGGAGAACAAATTGAAAGCACTCCACCCAATGGGTTTGAGAAAAACTTCCCTGGAAGACCAGAAGGTTTCCAAAAGAAGTTGTTTAGTTATGGTACCAACACTTCAAGTTTGTCAAGAAATGATTCTTTATCTTCTCTTGAGAGTGCTTCCATCAAAACCTCTGCAGATGAAGATATAACTAGCATTCAAACTTTTGTTGCGGGATTGAATAAAATGGCCAAAAATCAG GCTCAGGAGACAGGACTACAAGCTGATAACTCTGAAAAGAATGTGAAAGATGTAGGATTGGATCCAATGCATGAAGCACTAGAAACTCCTGAAAATTGGCCGGTGGAATTTGAGAGGCAGCGAAGAGAGTTATTTCAACTTTGGCAAACTTGCAATGTTTCGTTGGTCCACAGAACCTACTTTTTCCTGCTCTTCAGAGGTGACCCATCAGATTCCATTTACATGGGAGTGGAGCTTAAAAGACTTTCATTCCTTAAGGAATCTTTTTCTCAAGGAaatatggcaatgcaagatgGTCGAGTCCTATCTTTAGCTTCAAG TGAGAGGGCTCTTCGTCGTGAGAGAGAAACTCTGAGCAAACTGATGCGCAGAAGGCTTTCAGCAGACGAGAGGAATAAACTCTACCAGAAGTGGGGTATTGGGTTAAACTCAAAGCGCAGGAGGCTTCAGCTGGCCAACCACTTGTGGAGCAACACCAAGGATATGAACCGCATCACAGAGAGTGCGGCCATCATTGCAAAGCTGATAAGATTTGTCGAACAGGGCGACGCCCTCAAGGGAATGTTTGGGCTTAGCTTCACTCCTCTGACAACCCCAAGGCGAAGATCCTTAGGCTGGAAGCACAGCATGGCATCCCTTTTGTAA
- the LOC102607874 gene encoding kinesin-like protein KIN-7F isoform X2 codes for MGAVGAEELMKMEKMQPPSAREEKILVLVRLRPLSEKEITADEATDWECINDTTILYRNTLREGSTFPSAYTFDRVFRGDCSTRQVYEDGAKEIALSVVSGINSSIFAYGQTSSGKTYTMTGITECTVADIFDYIHRHEERAFVLKFSAMEIYNEAIRDLLSTDNTPLRLLDDPEKGVVVEKVTEEILKDWNHLKELLSICEAQRRIGETLLNEKSSRSHQIIRLMIESSAREFLGKENSTTLSASVNFVDLAGSERASQALSTGARLKEGCHINRSLLTLSTVIRKLSKGRNGHINYRDSKLTRMLQPCLGGNARTAIICTLSPARSHVEQTRNTLLFACCAKEVTTKAQVNVVMSDKALVKHLQKELARLESELRSPAPASSTCDYVALLRKKDLQIQKMEREIRELTKQRDLAQSRVEDLLRMVGCDQDSRQETGRNHNSHKQVSDIWEGEYSESEASGVADLHRMKNGVKKSNTTRFYDTESENNSEYLYHPENNEDPTLSDCTSSPLPIGKKVVRSYSGKSLEENAGATTEDSDEYCREVQCIEMEGSSRFKNFESHALSNGENEGTLALTYEDGDVTGQEMISTPVNGDREERRIQNGFTYGALEQRLNNVQKTIESLVSPYPDAGESSPRSLAEDMSSSRSLSLARSRSCRAKLMAGSSSPSLEKGEQIESTPPNGFEKNFPGRPEGFQKKLFSYGTNTSSLSRNDSLSSLESASIKTSADEDITSIQTFVAGLNKMAKNQETGLQADNSEKNVKDVGLDPMHEALETPENWPVEFERQRRELFQLWQTCNVSLVHRTYFFLLFRGDPSDSIYMGVELKRLSFLKESFSQGNMAMQDGRVLSLASSERALRRERETLSKLMRRRLSADERNKLYQKWGIGLNSKRRRLQLANHLWSNTKDMNRITESAAIIAKLIRFVEQGDALKGMFGLSFTPLTTPRRRSLGWKHSMASLL; via the exons ATGGGGGCTGTCGGAGCAGAAGAGCTAATGAAGATGGAGAAGATGCAACCGCCTAGTGCTCGTGAGGAGAAGATTCTTGTTTTGGTGAGGTTGAGGCCTTTGAGTGAGAAGGAGATTACAGCAGATGAAGCAACTGATTGGGAATGCATCAATGACACCACTATCTTATACCGAAACACCCTTCGGGAAGGATCCACATTTCCATCTGCCTATACATTTG ACAGAGTATTTCGGGGTGATTGCTCTACGAGGCAAGTGTATGAAGATGGAGCTAAAGAAATTGCACTTTCAGTTGTTAGTGGTATTAACT cAAGTATTTTTGCATATGGGCAAACAAGCAGTGGAAAGACATACACAATGACTGGAATAACTGAGTGCACAGTAGCAGATATATTTGACTATATACACAGG CATGAAGAAAGAGCATTTGTTCTGAAGTTCTCCGCAATGGAGATCTACAATGAAGCGATTAGAGACCTCCTTAGTACAGATAATACTCCACTTAGGCTGCTAGATGACCCAGAG aAAGGGGTTGTTGTGGAGAAAGTAACGGAAGAAATTCTGAAGGACTGGAATCATTTAAAAGAGCTCCTTTCAATTTGTGAAG CTCAAAGACGGATAGGGGAGACCTTACTGAATGAGAAAAGCTCCAGATCTCATCAAATCATAAGATTG ATGATTGAAAGTTCTGCTCGAGAGTTCTTAGGCAAAGAAAATTCAACCACTCTTTCAGCCAGTGTG aattttgttgatttggCAGGGAGTGAGCGTGCATCCCAGGCATTATCAACTGGGGCAAGATTGAAAGAAGGTTGCCACATAAACCGCAGTTTACTGACTCTGAGCACTGTCATTCGCAAGCTAAG TAAAGGAAGAAATGGACACATCAATTATAGAGATTCTAAGCTGACTCGCATGCTGCAGCCTTGCTTGGGTGGCAATGCTAGAACTGCCATCATTTGCACTTTGAGCCCTGCTCGAAGCCATGTCGAGCAAACCAGAAACACTCTTTTGTTTGCGTGTTGTGCAAAAGAAGTAACTACAAAAGCACAGGTCAATGTAGTCATGTCAGATAAGGCCTTGGTTAAGCATTTGCAAAAAGAGCTGGCTAGATTGGAAAGTGAGTTGAGAAGTCCTGCCCCTGCTTCATCAACTTGTGATTATGTGGCATTATTGAGAAAGAAAGATCTTCAGATCCAAAAG ATGGAGAGAGAGATTAGGGAGTTGACTAAGCAGAGGGATCTTGCTCAATCTCGGGTTGAGGATTTGCTGAGAATGGTTGGATGTGATCAAGATTCAAGACAAGAG ACTGGTCGCAATCATAATTCTCATAAGCAAGTGAGTGATATATGGGAAGGCGAATATTCAGAATCAGAGGCATCAGGTGTTGCTGATTTGCACCGTATGAAAAATGGTGTTAAGAAGTCGAACACAACTCGTTTCTATGACACAGAGAGTGAGAATAATTCTGAGTATCTCTATCACCCGGAAAATAATGAAGACCCTACTTTGTCTGATTGTACCTCATCGCCTCTGCCAATTGGAAAGAAAGTTGTAAGATCCTATTCAGGCAAGAGTCTGGAGGAGAATGCAGGTGCAACCACAGAAGATTCTGATGAATACTGCAGGGAAGTTCAATGTATCGAGATGGAAGGATCAAGTAGGTTCAAGAACTTTGAATCTCATGCCTTATCAAATGGTGAAAATGAAGGAACGCTGGCTTTGACATACGAGGATGGAGATGTAACAGGTCAAGAAATGATATCAACCCCTGTGAATGGAGATAGGGAGGAGAGACGAATCCAAAATGGTTTTACATATGGTGCGTTGGAGCAGAGACTCAATAATGTGCAAAAGACCATTGAATCTCTTGTCAGTCCTTATCCTGATGCTGGCGAATCCTCTCCAAGGTCATTGGCAGAAGATATGTCAAGTTCTAGAAGCCTATCGCTAGCTAGGAGCCGGAGCTGCAGAGCTAAGCTCATGGCTGGGTCATCTTCTCCAAGTTTGGAAAAGGGAGAACAAATTGAAAGCACTCCACCCAATGGGTTTGAGAAAAACTTCCCTGGAAGACCAGAAGGTTTCCAAAAGAAGTTGTTTAGTTATGGTACCAACACTTCAAGTTTGTCAAGAAATGATTCTTTATCTTCTCTTGAGAGTGCTTCCATCAAAACCTCTGCAGATGAAGATATAACTAGCATTCAAACTTTTGTTGCGGGATTGAATAAAATGGCCAAAAATCAG GAGACAGGACTACAAGCTGATAACTCTGAAAAGAATGTGAAAGATGTAGGATTGGATCCAATGCATGAAGCACTAGAAACTCCTGAAAATTGGCCGGTGGAATTTGAGAGGCAGCGAAGAGAGTTATTTCAACTTTGGCAAACTTGCAATGTTTCGTTGGTCCACAGAACCTACTTTTTCCTGCTCTTCAGAGGTGACCCATCAGATTCCATTTACATGGGAGTGGAGCTTAAAAGACTTTCATTCCTTAAGGAATCTTTTTCTCAAGGAaatatggcaatgcaagatgGTCGAGTCCTATCTTTAGCTTCAAG TGAGAGGGCTCTTCGTCGTGAGAGAGAAACTCTGAGCAAACTGATGCGCAGAAGGCTTTCAGCAGACGAGAGGAATAAACTCTACCAGAAGTGGGGTATTGGGTTAAACTCAAAGCGCAGGAGGCTTCAGCTGGCCAACCACTTGTGGAGCAACACCAAGGATATGAACCGCATCACAGAGAGTGCGGCCATCATTGCAAAGCTGATAAGATTTGTCGAACAGGGCGACGCCCTCAAGGGAATGTTTGGGCTTAGCTTCACTCCTCTGACAACCCCAAGGCGAAGATCCTTAGGCTGGAAGCACAGCATGGCATCCCTTTTGTAA
- the LOC107175247 gene encoding uncharacterized protein LOC107175247: MSESSENLGTQENPSLLKTIPPPLLEDRSTKKARFRSHGMDEDNSPPLSFKDALMPRTQQRSFDDTTMDDEWDFEPGDVIVGDDGAMPTIKFSQRIHEKLVQPWQNSVVVKLLGRNIGYKVLCNRLKVMWHMIPDFSVIDLENNYYLVHLNSAEDAVYALTEGPWVIFGHYLTVQPWNPSLDSTVTEIDFAVVLIRLPGMAFHLYDKRVLRKIRQLVGNVIKIDYRTELRERGKFARIAIRVSLTQPLVSRFNLDGRIQKVEYEGLPIICYQCGKYGHSSTVCLNKQTSAEINKVNSENNPQANVTVEKIGVPTVDNSSRERFGPWMVVERKGRARTVVDKENITDSERNQRTNFNTTSRFAALSDDHDAPTAEELDAQNPLQVPPQQPITSITDHFNNRKNPTLKTSRTLKPYHQLSKGKQVAKPQFSKPKPLHLTASSSMHETLRPHVTKILSHTTNNPKPRHMPSDTVEFTFNLTTLDPTKHTAVTLPFKNQATRQPPSGTIVDEPTQQLTPKQLAEPPDGKDAGVIDIRVNNEGDSQPVFRHEGEDIMSDDEDMVVQETLRVHEGMMVGLSP, translated from the coding sequence ATGTCGGAAAGCTCCGAAAACCTTGGAACCCAAGAAAACCCTAGTTTGTTGAAAACGATTCCACCACCGCTGCTTGAGGATCGTTCTACCAAAAAGGCTCGTTTTCGCAGCCATGGTATGGATGAGGATAACTCACCGCCGCTATCTTTCAAGGATGCCCTCATGCCCCGGACTCAACAGAGAAGTTTTGATGATACTACGATGGATGACGAGTGGGACTTTGAACCTGGAGACGTAATTGTTGGGGATGATGGTGCCATGCcaactattaaattttctcAACGAATCCACGAGAAGTTAGTTCAACCTTGGCAAAACTCTGTGGTGGTTAAGTTGTTGGGGAGGAATATCGGCTATAAGGTATTGTGCAATCGGCTGAAGGTCATGTGGCATATGATTCCAGATTTCTCAGTAATCGACCTTGAGAATAATTACTATTTAGTCCATCTTAATTCAGCAGAGGATGCTGTTTATGCGTTAACTGAGGGGCCATGGGTAATCTTTGGACATTATCTAACAGTCCAACCTTGGAATCCCAGCTTGGATAGCACCGTTACAGAGATTGATTTTGCAGTTGTTTTGATTCGTTTGCCTGGAATGGCTTTTCACTTATATGATAAGCGTGTCCTAAGAAAGATTAGACAACTCGTGGGGAATGTCATTAAAATCGATTATCGTACTGAATTGCGAGAAAGGGGCAAATTTGCTAGGATTGCTATTCGTGTCTCTCTTACTCAACCGTTGGTGTCTCGGTTTAACTTGGATGGAAGGATTCAGAAGGTTGAATATGAAGGGCTGCCGATCATATGCTACCAATGTGGTAAGTATGGCCACAGTAGCACAGTTTGCTTGAATAAACAAACTTCGGCTGAGATAAACAAGGTAAACTCTGAGAACAACCCACAAGCTAACGTAACAGTCGAGAAGATCGGTGTTCCGACTGTGGATAACAGCAGCCGTGAGAGATTTGGCCCATGGATGGTTGTGGAGCGAAAAGGGAGAGCTAGAACAGTTGTGGATAAAGAGAACATTACGGATTCAGAGAGAAATCAGCGAACGAATTTCAATACTACTTCTCGTTTTGCTGCCTTATCTGACGACCATGATGCACCAACTGCGGAGGAGCTTGATGCTCAGAACCCCCTACAAGTCCCTCCCCAGCAACCAATCACGTCCATTACCGATCACTTCAACAATCGAAAAAACCCTACTCTGAAAACCTCTCGCACCTTAAAACCTTATCACCAGCTATCCAAAGGAAAGCAAGTGGCCAAACCACAGTTTTCAAAACCTAAGCCACTGCACCTTACCGCATCCAGCTCCATGCATGAAACCCTACGTCCCCATGTCACCAAAATTCTATCCCACACTACCAATAATCCCAAACCGAGACATATGCCTAGTGATACCGTTGAATTTACGTTCAACTTGACCACTCTTGATCCCACAAAACATACGGCTGTCACCTTACCTTTCAAAAACCAGGCTACAAGACAGCCACCAAGTGGAACAATTGTTGACGAACCTACACAACAACTCACTCCAAAACAGCTTGCGGAGCCTCCCGATGGCAAAGATGCAGGGGTTATTGACATAAGGGTGAATAATGAGGGTGATTCCCAACCGGTATTTAGACATGAAGGTGAAGACATTATGTCTGATGATGAAGACATGGTTGTACAGGAGACTCTTAGAGTGCATGAAGGAATGATGGTGGGGCTTAGTCCGTAA
- the LOC102609688 gene encoding NADH dehydrogenase [ubiquinone] 1 beta subcomplex subunit 9, with protein sequence MSGAISTAAYVARRAAQKERVQILYRRALKDTLNWAVHRHLFYKDADDLRLRFEANKHVTDLDAIDRMIDEAEATYNKWRHPDPYIVPWAPGGSKFCRNPTPPEGIEIAYDFGKEDND encoded by the exons atgAGCGGAGCGATATCAACAGCGGCGTACGTAGCAAGGAGAGCGGCACAGAAGGAGAGGGTTCAGATCCTCTATCGCCGTGCTCTCAAAGACACCCTCAACTGGGCCGTCCATCGCCACCTCTTCTACAAAGAT GCCGATGACCTCCGCCTCAGATTCGAAGCCAACAAACACGTG ACGGACCTTGATGCAATTGATAGAATGATAGATGAGGCTGAAGCAACCTATAACAAGTGGCGGCACCCTGATCCTTACATTG TTCCTTGGGCTCCTGGTGGTTCCAAGTTTTGCAGAAACCCAACTCCACCTGAAGGG ATTGAGATAGCATATGACTTTGGTAAAGAAGATAATGACTAA
- the LOC102610006 gene encoding 30S ribosomal protein S31, mitochondrial, which translates to MVTMQWCGAVARRVLASPRPAAAAEALPSAAPIVCGRGDKKTKKGKRFKGSYGKVRPKKEKMIERIKDKVEVPRSTPWPLPFKLI; encoded by the coding sequence ATGGTGACGATGCAGTGGTGCGGCGCAGTAGCAAGGCGGGTGCTGGCGTCACCGCgaccagcagcagcagcggAAGCTCTGCCATCTGCGGCGCCGATCGTGTGCGGGCGAGGCGACAAGAAGACGAAGAAAGGGAAGAGATTCAAAGGGTCGTACGGAAAGGTAAGGCCTAAGAAAGAGAAGATGATAGAGCGTATCAAGGACAAAGTCGAGGTCCCCAGGTCCACTCCCTGGCCTCTCCCTTTCAAGCTCATTTaa
- the LOC102610319 gene encoding epimerase family protein SDR39U1 homolog, chloroplastic isoform X1, producing the protein MDVLLCRASTLTWSQSISPCLHSSAKPFSRCEAKKFRVFCTSDHTQKASQMTVSVTGATGFIGRRLVQRLQADNHQVRVLTRSRSKAELIFPGKKTRFFPGVMIAEEPQWRDCIQGSTAVVNLAGTPIGTRWSSEIKKEIKESRIRVTSKVVDLINESPEGVRPSVLVSATALGYYGTSETEVFDESSPSGNDYLAEVCREWEGTALKVNKDVRLALIRIGIVLGKDGGALAKMIPLFMMFAGGPLGSGQQWFSWIHLDDIVNLIYEALSNPSYRGVINGTAPNPVRLAEMCDHLGNVLGRPSWLPVPEFALKAVLGEGAFVVLEGQRVVPARAKELGFPFKYRYVKDALKAIMS; encoded by the exons ATGGATGTGTTGTTGTGCCGAGCTAGTACATTGACATGGTCACAGTCCATATCTCCTTGTCTTCACAGTTCTGCTAAACCCTTTTCA AGGTGTGAAGCTAAGAAATTCAGAGTTTTTTGTACTTCTGATCATACCCAGAAG GCGAGTCAGATGACTGTATCAGTAACTGGAGCTACAGGTTTCATAGGTAGAAGATTGGTGCAAAGATTGCAAGCAG ATAATCATCAAGTTCGTGTCCTGACACGCTCAAGATCTAAAGCCGAGTTAATATTTCCCGGTAAGAAG ACAAGGTTTTTTCCTGGAGTTATGATTGCGGAGGAGCCACAGTGGAGAGACTGCATTCAAGGTTCAACTGCTGTTGTAAATTTGGCTGGAACGCCCATAGGTACAAGATGGTCCTCTGAG ATCAAGAAAGAGATCAAGGAAAGCAGGATCAGAGTCACCTCAAAG GttgtagatttaattaatgagtcACCAGAAGGAGTTCGACCCTCTGTATTGGTCAGTGCAACAGCTCTTGGTTACTATG GAACTAGTGAAACCGAAGTATTTGATGAGAGCAGCCCATCAGGAAATGATTACTTGGCTGAG GTCTGTAGAGAATGGGAAGGAACAGCCCTCAAAGTGAATAAGGATGTAAGATTAGCACTTATTCGCATTGGCATTGTTCTTGGTAAAGATGGTGGTGCTTTAG CTAAGATGATCCCTCTCTTCATGATGTTTGCTGGTGGACCGCTGGGCTCTGGACAACAATG GTTTTCATGGATTCACTTGGATGACATAGTGAACCTGATATATGAAGCTCTATCCAATCCATCTTATCGAG GTGTCATCAATGGTACTGCACCAAACCCTGTTCGATTGGCTGAGATGTGTGACCATCTGGGCAATGTCTTAGGTCGACCATCATGGCTACCTGTACCGGAATTTGCCCTCAAAGCAGTTCTTGGAGAAGGTGCTTTTGTG GTTCTTGAAGGGCAAAGGGTGGTGCCTGCTAGAGCCAAAGAATTGGGTTTCCCATTCAAATACCGCTATGTGAAGGATGCACTTAAAGCCATTATGTCTTGA
- the LOC102610319 gene encoding epimerase family protein SDR39U1 homolog, chloroplastic isoform X2, translated as MTVSVTGATGFIGRRLVQRLQADNHQVRVLTRSRSKAELIFPGKKTRFFPGVMIAEEPQWRDCIQGSTAVVNLAGTPIGTRWSSEIKKEIKESRIRVTSKVVDLINESPEGVRPSVLVSATALGYYGTSETEVFDESSPSGNDYLAEVCREWEGTALKVNKDVRLALIRIGIVLGKDGGALAKMIPLFMMFAGGPLGSGQQWFSWIHLDDIVNLIYEALSNPSYRGVINGTAPNPVRLAEMCDHLGNVLGRPSWLPVPEFALKAVLGEGAFVVLEGQRVVPARAKELGFPFKYRYVKDALKAIMS; from the exons ATGACTGTATCAGTAACTGGAGCTACAGGTTTCATAGGTAGAAGATTGGTGCAAAGATTGCAAGCAG ATAATCATCAAGTTCGTGTCCTGACACGCTCAAGATCTAAAGCCGAGTTAATATTTCCCGGTAAGAAG ACAAGGTTTTTTCCTGGAGTTATGATTGCGGAGGAGCCACAGTGGAGAGACTGCATTCAAGGTTCAACTGCTGTTGTAAATTTGGCTGGAACGCCCATAGGTACAAGATGGTCCTCTGAG ATCAAGAAAGAGATCAAGGAAAGCAGGATCAGAGTCACCTCAAAG GttgtagatttaattaatgagtcACCAGAAGGAGTTCGACCCTCTGTATTGGTCAGTGCAACAGCTCTTGGTTACTATG GAACTAGTGAAACCGAAGTATTTGATGAGAGCAGCCCATCAGGAAATGATTACTTGGCTGAG GTCTGTAGAGAATGGGAAGGAACAGCCCTCAAAGTGAATAAGGATGTAAGATTAGCACTTATTCGCATTGGCATTGTTCTTGGTAAAGATGGTGGTGCTTTAG CTAAGATGATCCCTCTCTTCATGATGTTTGCTGGTGGACCGCTGGGCTCTGGACAACAATG GTTTTCATGGATTCACTTGGATGACATAGTGAACCTGATATATGAAGCTCTATCCAATCCATCTTATCGAG GTGTCATCAATGGTACTGCACCAAACCCTGTTCGATTGGCTGAGATGTGTGACCATCTGGGCAATGTCTTAGGTCGACCATCATGGCTACCTGTACCGGAATTTGCCCTCAAAGCAGTTCTTGGAGAAGGTGCTTTTGTG GTTCTTGAAGGGCAAAGGGTGGTGCCTGCTAGAGCCAAAGAATTGGGTTTCCCATTCAAATACCGCTATGTGAAGGATGCACTTAAAGCCATTATGTCTTGA